A window of Aeromicrobium duanguangcaii genomic DNA:
GCCGACCCACGTGTCGTACCCGAGCGGCAGCGTCTCGATGAACCCGTCGGCGGCGGCCTGCTGGGCGGCCCGGCGCACCTCGTCCGCGCTGGCGCCGGGCCGGCCGTAGGCGATGTTCTCGGCGATCGTCCCGGCGAACAGGAAGACGTCCTGCGAGACGTAGCCGATCGATCCGCGCAGCGACTCCCACTCCAGCTCGCGCAGGTCGCGGCCGTCCAGGCGCACCTCGCCGGCCCGGGGATCGTCGAAGCGCAGCATGAGACGCAGCAGCGACGACTTGCCCGCACCGGTCGGACCGACGATCGCGTGGGTCTGGCCGGCCGGCACCACGAGGTCGATGCCGTGCAGCACGTCGGGGCCGTCGGCATAGCCGGCGCGCACGCCCGACAGCTCGAGCCGGCCCGCCACCGGAGTCGGCAGCGCCACGGTCCCGGCGGGCACGTCGATCGGCTCGTCCAGCAGGGCCAGGATGCGGGCGGTCGAGGCACGGCCGCGCTGGTAGAGGTCGAGCATCTCGGCGATCTCGGTCAACGGCCACAGCAGGCGCTGCGTCATGAAGACCAGCACCGAGTACAGGCCCACCTCGAGCTCGCCGTTGAGCGTCGCCCACCCGCCGAACAGCAGCGTGCAGGTGAAGCCGACGAGGATCGCCATGCGCACCAGCGGCACGAAGGCGGCCGACGACGCGATCGCGGTGACGTTGGCCTCGCGGTACGCGGCCGAGGCCGCCTCGACGCGATCACGCTCGCGGTCCTCCGCGGTGAACGCCTTGATCGTCGTGATGCCGCCGAGGTTGGCCCCGATCAGGCTCGAGAGCTCGGCGACGCGCTCGCGCACGGCGACGTAGAGCGGCTCGAGCCGGCGCTGGAACCACAGCGACCCGAAGACGATCAGCGGGATGGGCAGGAACGCCAGGAGCAGCAGCTCCCAGGACGCCACCGCGAAGACGGCGCCGACGAGCAGGATGTTCAGGGCGGTCTGCAGCAGCGCCGGGGCGCCGATGTCGAGGAACCGCTCCAGCTGGTTGACGTCGTCGTTGACGGTGGCGAGGGTCGCACCCTGCGGGCGTCCCTCGTGCCAGTGCACGTCCAGCCGCTGGGCGTGGTCGTAGGCCTCGACACGCAGGTCGTGCTCGACCGCCTGCGCCAGCCCACGCCACGTGACGGCGGCGAAGTACTGCGAGGCCGACTCGATCACCCAGACCACGGCGTTGATCGCGGCCAGCCAACCCAGCTGCGCGAAGCGCGACTCGACGCCGAGCACCTCGGCGACGAAGGACCCCTCGCCGCGGACGACCACGTCCACGGCGGCGCCGATCAGCAGCTCCGGCACGACGTCGGCGACCTTGTTGACGACCGAGAGGACCACGGCCAGCACCAGCCGGCGGCGATACCGGTCGTACCGGCGCCACAGCTCCTCCAGCGGCGCGCGCTCCACCCGCGCCGCCTCCCGTCCCGCCGTCATCCCTCGGGCTCCTCGAACCGGGGCAGCCGCCAGTGCCGGCGGATCGCGGCCACCCGGATGAGCAGCACCAGGGCGACGGCGGTCGCCGCGGCGAACCCGCTGGGCAGCTCGGTCTCGCGCAGCACGGTGTAGACCACACCCCCGGCGATCGAGGCCAGGGCGTAGATCTCGCCGACGAGCACCAGGGGCTTGCGCCGCACCAGGACGTCACGGATCACGCCGCCACCGGCACCCGTGATGACACCGAACATCACGGCGATCCACGGCTGGACGTCATGGGCGAGGGCGATCGAGGTGCCCGTGACGGTGAACGCCGCCAGTCCGATGGCGTCGGCGTAGAGGACCGTGCGCCGTGTGTCGAGCTTCGACTGGGGGTGCACGGTGGCGACCACCAGGACGACCACCGACGTCACGCAGGCGACGATCAGCAGATCGGGCTCGCGCACCCACCAGATCGGATGGATCCCCAGCAGGACATCACGCAGGGTGCCACCGCCCACCGCGACCACGACCGCGAGCACGCCGACTCCGAGCCAGTCCATCCCCGCTCGCACCGCCGCGTACCCGCCCGAGACCGCGAAGGCCACGGTGCCGATCACCTCGGCGACGCGGAAGAGAGCCTCGTTCACAGGCTCCACGGTAGGGGGCGCTCCGAGCAGTAGCGTGCGCAGCATGGTCCGCACCCACACCCCGGACGACCACACCGCTCGAGTCCTCGCGGGGCGGTGGCCGGCCCTCGCGGCCTTCTGCCTGCTGGTGATGACCACCCAGGCCCTCTGGCTGACCTTCGCCGCCATCACCCCGCAGAGCGCCACGCACCTCGGTGTCTCCGAGGGAGCCGTGGGCGACCTCGCCGTCGTGAACGCCGCGGCATTCGTGCTGCTCGCGATCCCGGCCGGGCGGTGGATGGACCGCTCGTACGAGCGAGCTCTGGCCGCCGGCGCGCTCTTCACGGCGGCCGGCGCGATCATCCGGGCGCTCGACCCCTCGTCCTATCCGACGATCCTCGCCGGGCAGGTCGTGATGTCGATCGGCCAGCCCCTGGTGCTCAACGCGCTGACGAAGATCGCCGCCCGGCACTTCCCGCCGCGCGAGCAGACGCTGGCGATCTCGATCGCCGCCGGCTCCCAGTACGCCGGGATCCTCGTGGCGGTGCTGACCTCGTCGTGGCTCGTGGACGCGGGCGGATTCCGGGGCCTGCTGGTCGCCCACGCGGTCCTGGCCACGGTGGCCGCGGGCGCCGTGCTCGCGAGCCTGCGGCTGGCCTCGCATCCCACCGACGTCCTGGGCCGGGTCCGGCTCGGCCGGCTGCGCTCCGATCCACTGCTGTGGAAGCTGGCCGCCCTGCTGTTCCTGGGCTTCGGCATCTACAACGGGGTGGCGACATGGCTCGACGCGATCCTCGTCGACCTCGGCCATCCCGGACTGGCGGGTCCGGCCATCGCCACGATGACGCTGGGCGGTGTCGTGGGCGCCGCGATCCTGCCCAGTCTCGCCGCCGCGCGGGACGCCCGCCGCGCTGTGGCCGTGCTGGCGACGACCGCCCTGGCCGCCGTCATGCTCACGCTGGCGGCCGCGCAA
This region includes:
- a CDS encoding ABC transporter ATP-binding protein, producing MTAGREAARVERAPLEELWRRYDRYRRRLVLAVVLSVVNKVADVVPELLIGAAVDVVVRGEGSFVAEVLGVESRFAQLGWLAAINAVVWVIESASQYFAAVTWRGLAQAVEHDLRVEAYDHAQRLDVHWHEGRPQGATLATVNDDVNQLERFLDIGAPALLQTALNILLVGAVFAVASWELLLLAFLPIPLIVFGSLWFQRRLEPLYVAVRERVAELSSLIGANLGGITTIKAFTAEDRERDRVEAASAAYREANVTAIASSAAFVPLVRMAILVGFTCTLLFGGWATLNGELEVGLYSVLVFMTQRLLWPLTEIAEMLDLYQRGRASTARILALLDEPIDVPAGTVALPTPVAGRLELSGVRAGYADGPDVLHGIDLVVPAGQTHAIVGPTGAGKSSLLRLMLRFDDPRAGEVRLDGRDLRELEWESLRGSIGYVSQDVFLFAGTIAENIAYGRPGASADEVRRAAQQAAADGFIETLPLGYDTWVGERGVTLSGGQRQRLALARALLRDPAVLILDEATSAVDNETEAAIQVSLQTATRDRTAIVVAHRLSTVRHAHRIWVLDAGRIVESGTHDELVSAGGAYAALWNVQTGALVVSADRDV
- a CDS encoding trimeric intracellular cation channel family protein; its protein translation is MNEALFRVAEVIGTVAFAVSGGYAAVRAGMDWLGVGVLAVVVAVGGGTLRDVLLGIHPIWWVREPDLLIVACVTSVVVLVVATVHPQSKLDTRRTVLYADAIGLAAFTVTGTSIALAHDVQPWIAVMFGVITGAGGGVIRDVLVRRKPLVLVGEIYALASIAGGVVYTVLRETELPSGFAAATAVALVLLIRVAAIRRHWRLPRFEEPEG
- a CDS encoding MFS transporter, whose amino-acid sequence is MVRTHTPDDHTARVLAGRWPALAAFCLLVMTTQALWLTFAAITPQSATHLGVSEGAVGDLAVVNAAAFVLLAIPAGRWMDRSYERALAAGALFTAAGAIIRALDPSSYPTILAGQVVMSIGQPLVLNALTKIAARHFPPREQTLAISIAAGSQYAGILVAVLTSSWLVDAGGFRGLLVAHAVLATVAAGAVLASLRLASHPTDVLGRVRLGRLRSDPLLWKLAALLFLGFGIYNGVATWLDAILVDLGHPGLAGPAIATMTLGGVVGAAILPSLAAARDARRAVAVLATTALAAVMLTLAAAQPVWLVYGALALLGFLLMGTLPVVLDWSERHAGPTLAGTVTGLLLLAANLGAVLVVLTVQIAIGDPVAALVVMALWAVPGLAVALSLPRTAGPHLTTQ